From a single Leopardus geoffroyi isolate Oge1 chromosome E1, O.geoffroyi_Oge1_pat1.0, whole genome shotgun sequence genomic region:
- the G6PC3 gene encoding glucose-6-phosphatase 3 isoform X2 has product MESTLGAGIAMAEALQNQLPWLENVWLWVTFLGDPKSLFLFYFPAAYYASRRVGIAVLWISLITEWLNLVFKWLLFGDRPFWWVHESGYYSQAPAQVHQFPASCETGPGSPSGHCMITGAALWPIMTAISSQVATRAHRCCAGLADGPPGTHGAGAKLLWIDLTGPLAGCQPHLLDPFYTGPGSFLVHQSGLQVV; this is encoded by the exons ATGGAGTCCACGCTGGGCGCGGGCATCGCAATGGCCGAGGCGCTGCAGAACCAGCTGCCTTGGCTGGAAAACGTGTGGCTCTGGGTCACCTTTCTGGGCGATCCCAAGAGCCTCTTTCTGTTCTACTTCCCCGCGGCCTACTACGCCTCCCGCCGCGTGGGCATCGCAGTGCTCTGGATCAGCCTCATCACCGAGTGGCTCAACCTCGTCTTCAAGTG GCTTCTGTTTGGAGACAGGCCCTTTTGGTGGGTCCATGAGTCTGGCTACTacagccaggccccagcccaggtcCACCAGTTCCCTGCTTCTTGTGAAACTGGTCCAG GCAGCCCTTCTGGACATTGCATGATCACAGGAGCAGCGCTCTGGCCCATAATGACGGCCATCTCTTCCCAGGTGGCCACTCGGGCCCACAG GTGCTGCGCTGGGCTGGCTGATGGCCCCCCGGGTACCCATGGAGCGGGAGCTAAGCTTCTATGGATTGACCTCACTGGCCCTCTTGCTGGGTGCCAGCCTCATCTATTGGACCCTTTTTACACTGGGCCTGGATCTTTCTTG gtCCATCAGTCTGGCCTCCAAGTGGTGTGA
- the G6PC3 gene encoding glucose-6-phosphatase 3 isoform X1, whose product MESTLGAGIAMAEALQNQLPWLENVWLWVTFLGDPKSLFLFYFPAAYYASRRVGIAVLWISLITEWLNLVFKWLLFGDRPFWWVHESGYYSQAPAQVHQFPASCETGPGSPSGHCMITGAALWPIMTAISSQVATRAHSRWVRVIPSLAYCTFLLAVGLSRVFLLAHFPHQVLAGLITGAALGWLMAPRVPMERELSFYGLTSLALLLGASLIYWTLFTLGLDLSWSISLASKWCERPEWVHLDSRPFASLSRDSGAALGLGIALHSPCYAQVRRAYLGHGQKIVCLVLAVGLLGPLDWLGYPPQISLFYIFNFLKYTLWPCLVLALVPWVVHTFSAQEIPPIRSS is encoded by the exons ATGGAGTCCACGCTGGGCGCGGGCATCGCAATGGCCGAGGCGCTGCAGAACCAGCTGCCTTGGCTGGAAAACGTGTGGCTCTGGGTCACCTTTCTGGGCGATCCCAAGAGCCTCTTTCTGTTCTACTTCCCCGCGGCCTACTACGCCTCCCGCCGCGTGGGCATCGCAGTGCTCTGGATCAGCCTCATCACCGAGTGGCTCAACCTCGTCTTCAAGTG GCTTCTGTTTGGAGACAGGCCCTTTTGGTGGGTCCATGAGTCTGGCTACTacagccaggccccagcccaggtcCACCAGTTCCCTGCTTCTTGTGAAACTGGTCCAG GCAGCCCTTCTGGACATTGCATGATCACAGGAGCAGCGCTCTGGCCCATAATGACGGCCATCTCTTCCCAGGTGGCCACTCGGGCCCACAG cCGCTGGGTGAGGGTGATACCTAGTCTGGCTTACTGCACCTTCCTACTGGCGGTCGGCCTGTCCCGGGTCTTCCTCTTAGCACATTTCCCCCACCAGGTGCTGGCTGGCCTAATAACTG GTGCTGCGCTGGGCTGGCTGATGGCCCCCCGGGTACCCATGGAGCGGGAGCTAAGCTTCTATGGATTGACCTCACTGGCCCTCTTGCTGGGTGCCAGCCTCATCTATTGGACCCTTTTTACACTGGGCCTGGATCTTTCTTG gtCCATCAGTCTGGCCTCCAAGTGGTGTGAGCGGCCTGAGTGGGTGCACTTGGATAGCCGGCCCTTTGCCTCCCTGAGCCGTGACTCAGGGGCTGCCCTGGGCCTGGGCATTGCCCTGCACTCTCCCTGCTATGCCCAGGTACGGCGAGCATACCTGGGACATGGCCAGAAGATAGTCTGTCTTGTGCTGGCCGTGGGGCTGCTGGGCCCCCTGGACTGGCTGGGCTACCCACCTCAGATCAGCCTTTTCTATATCTTCAATTTCCTCAAGTACACCCTCTGGCCATGCCTCGTCCTGGCCCTTGTGCCCTGGGTGGTGCACACGTTCAGTGCCCAGGAAATACCACCCATCCGCTCTTCCTGA